A single window of Caldimicrobium thiodismutans DNA harbors:
- the rpmI gene encoding 50S ribosomal protein L35, whose amino-acid sequence MPKMKTNRSAAKRFKVTATGKIMHKKCGKRHLLRKRSSKAKRALGKYKELFKGYYSHIAKAIADKL is encoded by the coding sequence ATGCCCAAGATGAAAACTAACAGGAGCGCTGCCAAGAGGTTTAAAGTTACTGCCACAGGTAAGATTATGCATAAAAAATGCGGGAAAAGACACCTTCTCAGAAAGAGGAGCTCTAAGGCCAAAAGGGCCCTTGGCAAATATAAAGAACTCTTTAAGGGTTACTACTCTCACATAGCTAAGGCCATAGCTGATAAACTTTAA
- a CDS encoding DVU0298 family protein → MLRELRSFVLLSEGYLKGKIWSILENTGLEELKEALRPYPPGKRVSFLIGAFLHPKEEIRWKAIYAFGFTVAQIGELDLERARIVIRRLIWMLNEESGGMAWGVGEAFAEALYNSEALKREYLQIYVSYIWPEGNYLEYPPAQRGIIWGVGRLSQKYLKDLIKISAHEHVIYHLTSVDPLVVFYSLWALSFFKEAIDLKVLEGTINQALSFVERALPEQLMFDGNTIKVYKPSEIKALFQV, encoded by the coding sequence TTGCTAAGAGAGTTAAGGAGCTTTGTTCTGCTTAGCGAGGGTTATTTAAAAGGGAAGATCTGGTCAATCCTTGAAAATACCGGGCTTGAGGAGCTAAAAGAAGCCCTCAGGCCCTATCCCCCTGGAAAAAGGGTAAGCTTTTTGATTGGGGCTTTTTTGCATCCAAAGGAAGAAATTCGCTGGAAGGCCATTTATGCCTTTGGATTCACAGTGGCTCAGATTGGAGAACTTGATTTAGAAAGGGCACGCATTGTTATAAGAAGACTAATATGGATGCTTAATGAAGAATCAGGCGGGATGGCATGGGGAGTTGGAGAGGCCTTTGCTGAAGCCCTTTATAACTCTGAAGCCCTAAAAAGAGAATACCTGCAGATCTATGTCTCCTATATCTGGCCTGAAGGAAACTATCTTGAGTATCCACCAGCTCAAAGAGGCATAATCTGGGGAGTGGGAAGGCTTTCCCAGAAATACCTGAAAGATCTTATAAAGATCTCAGCCCATGAACATGTTATTTACCATTTGACCTCAGTAGATCCCTTAGTTGTCTTCTATTCTCTTTGGGCTCTAAGTTTTTTTAAAGAAGCTATTGATTTAAAAGTCCTTGAGGGAACGATAAATCAAGCCCTATCCTTTGTGGAAAGAGCCCTTCCTGAACAGCTCATGTTTGATGGAAACACCATAAAGGTTTATAAGCCTTCTGAAATAAAAGCCCTTTTCCAGGTTTAA
- a CDS encoding cytoplasmic protein, with translation MSKYALFAFRGEPMCFIHVLLNALNINNLGFEVKVIIEGEATKLLSELYEEGSALNILYRQCLERDLIAGICKACSQKFGTYELALEKGLKILDDMANHAGMGPFLKEGYQIITF, from the coding sequence ATGTCCAAATATGCTCTTTTTGCCTTTCGTGGTGAACCAATGTGTTTTATTCATGTCTTACTTAATGCCTTAAATATTAATAATCTGGGATTTGAGGTTAAAGTTATTATTGAAGGAGAGGCAACCAAGCTTCTTTCCGAATTATACGAAGAGGGATCAGCTTTAAACATACTTTACAGGCAATGTTTGGAAAGGGATCTTATCGCAGGAATTTGTAAAGCCTGTTCTCAAAAATTTGGAACTTATGAACTTGCCCTTGAGAAGGGGTTAAAGATTCTTGATGATATGGCTAATCATGCAGGAATGGGGCCTTTTTTAAAGGAAGGGTATCAAATCATTACCTTCTAA
- the rd gene encoding rubredoxin, with amino-acid sequence MKKYKCNVCGYVYDPETGDPSQNIPPGTPFEKLPDSWTCPVCGASKEDFSPED; translated from the coding sequence ATGAAAAAATACAAGTGTAATGTCTGTGGTTATGTTTATGATCCTGAGACAGGAGATCCAAGCCAGAATATACCACCTGGCACACCCTTTGAGAAATTACCAGATTCCTGGACTTGCCCTGTTTGTGGAGCCTCAAAAGAGGATTTCAGCCCAGAAGATTAA
- a CDS encoding FprA family A-type flavoprotein, protein MKAVKVKEDFYWVGAIDWNVRNFHGYSTFRGTTYNAYLLIDEKIVLFDTVKHGFEEELLKRVSSVIDPQKIDYLVVNHIEPDHAGGFAKIVEVIKPEKIFLTKNARQGILAHFHKENYPFEEVKTGTTVKVGKRSLTFLETPMIHWPDSMMTYIPEERILVSQDAFGAHYASSGRFDDEVDLCELIQEARKYYANIVYPYSPQVNKLLKTVKEMNLQIEMICPDHGVIWRKHPEKIVSLYERWSSYTCDPRVLILYDTMWKSTEKMAYAVMEGVLEEGVPVKMCKLSVTDWTELMADVLEARGLILGSPTLNNGFLPTVSGFLTYMKGLRPRGKVGASFGSYGWSGEAVKLLNQYLQEIQAEIAHEGIRVKYVPDEKVLSECVELGRAVAKRVKELCSA, encoded by the coding sequence ATGAAAGCAGTAAAGGTTAAAGAGGATTTTTACTGGGTTGGTGCTATTGACTGGAATGTGAGAAATTTTCACGGGTATTCTACCTTTAGAGGCACCACTTATAATGCCTATTTACTGATTGATGAAAAGATTGTTCTCTTTGACACTGTTAAACACGGATTTGAAGAGGAATTATTAAAAAGAGTAAGCTCAGTTATTGATCCTCAAAAAATTGACTATCTTGTGGTAAATCACATTGAACCGGATCATGCTGGAGGCTTTGCAAAGATTGTTGAGGTTATAAAGCCTGAAAAGATTTTTTTAACCAAAAATGCAAGACAGGGAATTCTTGCCCATTTTCATAAAGAAAACTATCCCTTTGAAGAGGTTAAAACAGGAACCACTGTGAAGGTGGGAAAAAGATCTCTTACCTTTCTTGAAACACCTATGATTCACTGGCCAGATAGCATGATGACCTATATTCCTGAAGAGCGCATCCTTGTCTCCCAGGATGCCTTTGGAGCCCATTATGCATCAAGCGGAAGATTTGATGATGAGGTTGATTTGTGTGAGCTTATTCAGGAGGCTCGTAAGTATTATGCCAATATTGTTTATCCCTATTCTCCCCAGGTGAATAAACTTTTAAAGACAGTAAAAGAGATGAATCTTCAGATTGAAATGATCTGCCCAGACCATGGAGTAATCTGGAGAAAACATCCTGAAAAAATTGTCTCCCTTTATGAGAGATGGAGCTCTTATACCTGTGATCCAAGGGTTTTAATCCTTTATGATACTATGTGGAAAAGCACGGAAAAAATGGCTTATGCAGTTATGGAGGGAGTCCTTGAAGAGGGAGTTCCTGTAAAGATGTGTAAACTTTCTGTTACAGACTGGACAGAGCTTATGGCTGATGTTCTTGAGGCAAGGGGCCTGATACTTGGTTCTCCCACCTTAAATAACGGTTTTTTGCCCACAGTTTCAGGCTTTTTAACCTATATGAAAGGTCTTAGACCAAGAGGAAAGGTTGGAGCTTCCTTTGGATCTTATGGCTGGAGTGGAGAAGCCGTAAAGCTCCTCAATCAATATCTTCAAGAGATTCAAGCTGAAATTGCTCATGAAGGGATCCGGGTAAAATATGTGCCTGATGAAAAGGTTCTTTCCGAATGTGTAGAGCTTGGAAGAGCAGTTGCTAAGAGAGTTAAGGAGCTTTGTTCTGCTTAG
- a CDS encoding KUP/HAK/KT family potassium transporter encodes MQKIIKALGLVFGDIGTSPIYTLSVVFLLLPATHENILGVLSIIFWTLIILPTLQYTVLAMSLSLRGEGGTLILSEILRSLIKSKRALGMIIFLNFLGIALLMGDGVITPAISILSAVEGISLIPGVPHLTELHIVIISIFIATLLFSFQAKGTEKVSGAFGPVMCLWFLSLFLLGFFYILKVPEVLKAINPLYGIKFLQENGWKGYLALGEIILCATGSEAMYADMGHLGARPIKQAWKLVFIALIINYFGQGAFLILNPQAKFVLFEMCLKLVSYLYVPFLILTLFATIIASQAMISAMFSIVYQAISARLLPILKVKYTSRELASQIYIGTVNWLFYAAVCYIMYFFGSSAKLASAYGLAVTADMCITGIFLITVFFIKKNYKYFLLAIFTALTSFLYFTSTLHKFSEGGYWSLLLASVPFIVILLYTQGQKKLYQSMKFLSREEFIHKFRRFYAHNPKIQGTALFFIRDPYTFPPYVIETIFFHGIIYEENIFVSLIRKNEPYGITTGFLEELCPGAKVFEIAYGYMEYLRVEDILREHGIDERAIFYGLEDIETRHPIWKLYALIKQLSPHFVKFLDLPATKLHGVLTRIEII; translated from the coding sequence ATGCAAAAAATTATTAAGGCCCTTGGGCTCGTTTTTGGAGACATTGGAACAAGCCCTATTTATACCTTAAGTGTTGTTTTCCTTCTTCTTCCTGCAACTCATGAAAATATCCTGGGAGTTCTCTCTATTATATTCTGGACCCTTATTATTCTTCCTACCCTTCAATATACCGTTCTTGCCATGAGTTTAAGCTTGAGGGGTGAGGGAGGAACCTTAATTCTTTCAGAGATCTTAAGATCACTTATAAAATCAAAAAGGGCTTTGGGAATGATTATTTTCCTCAATTTTCTTGGTATTGCTCTTTTAATGGGAGATGGTGTTATAACACCTGCCATAAGTATCCTCAGTGCAGTTGAAGGAATTTCCTTAATCCCTGGGGTTCCTCATTTAACTGAGTTACATATTGTAATTATAAGTATCTTTATTGCAACTTTACTTTTTTCCTTTCAAGCCAAAGGAACTGAAAAGGTCTCCGGTGCCTTTGGTCCTGTAATGTGCCTCTGGTTTTTAAGTCTTTTTCTTCTTGGATTTTTTTATATTTTAAAAGTTCCTGAAGTTCTTAAAGCTATAAATCCCCTTTATGGAATTAAATTTCTTCAAGAGAATGGCTGGAAGGGATATTTGGCTCTTGGTGAGATTATTCTCTGTGCTACAGGGTCCGAGGCCATGTATGCAGATATGGGGCATCTCGGGGCAAGGCCTATTAAACAGGCCTGGAAACTTGTTTTTATAGCCTTAATAATTAACTATTTTGGTCAGGGTGCCTTTCTTATTTTAAATCCCCAGGCCAAATTTGTTCTTTTTGAGATGTGTCTTAAACTTGTTTCCTACCTGTATGTGCCTTTTCTTATTCTTACCCTTTTTGCAACTATTATCGCCTCTCAAGCTATGATAAGTGCCATGTTTAGTATTGTCTATCAAGCTATTTCTGCAAGACTTTTACCCATTCTTAAAGTTAAATATACTTCACGGGAGCTTGCCTCCCAGATTTATATCGGCACAGTAAACTGGCTCTTTTATGCAGCAGTTTGTTATATCATGTATTTCTTTGGAAGTTCAGCAAAACTTGCTTCTGCTTATGGACTTGCAGTTACCGCAGATATGTGCATAACAGGAATCTTTCTTATTACTGTTTTTTTTATAAAGAAAAACTATAAATATTTTCTCCTTGCCATTTTTACCGCTTTAACTTCTTTCCTTTATTTTACTTCAACTCTTCATAAATTTTCTGAAGGTGGTTATTGGTCACTTCTTCTTGCAAGTGTCCCCTTTATTGTTATTCTTCTATATACCCAGGGTCAAAAAAAGCTTTATCAGAGTATGAAGTTTTTATCTCGTGAAGAGTTCATTCATAAATTTAGAAGGTTTTATGCACATAATCCCAAAATCCAGGGAACCGCATTATTTTTTATTCGTGATCCCTATACCTTTCCCCCTTATGTTATAGAAACTATCTTTTTCCATGGAATAATCTATGAAGAAAATATCTTTGTTTCTCTTATTCGCAAAAATGAACCCTATGGAATTACCACAGGCTTTCTTGAAGAATTATGCCCTGGAGCCAAAGTTTTTGAAATTGCCTATGGTTATATGGAATATTTAAGAGTTGAAGATATTTTAAGAGAGCATGGTATTGACGAAAGAGCTATCTTTTACGGCCTTGAAGATATTGAAACCAGACACCCCATCTGGAAATTATATGCCCTGATTAAACAATTGAGCCCCCATTTTGTAAAATTTCTGGATCTTCCAGCAACTAAACTCCATGGAGTTCTTACAAGAATTGAAATTATTTAA
- a CDS encoding desulfoferrodoxin produces the protein MAERLELYKCQVCGNIVLVMHGGKGQLVCCNKPMELQKPGTVDAALEKHVPVIEKHGDVYKVKVGSVPHPMTEEHYIEWIELHADGDRVYIKFLKPGDAPEAEFTVKANRVLAKEWCNLHAYWEGAQVCEPSEK, from the coding sequence ATGGCAGAAAGGTTAGAACTTTACAAGTGTCAGGTTTGTGGAAACATTGTGCTTGTTATGCATGGAGGAAAAGGTCAGCTTGTTTGCTGTAATAAACCTATGGAGCTTCAGAAACCTGGAACAGTTGATGCGGCCTTGGAAAAGCATGTTCCTGTAATTGAAAAGCATGGAGATGTTTATAAGGTCAAGGTGGGAAGTGTCCCTCATCCTATGACAGAAGAGCATTATATTGAGTGGATTGAGCTTCATGCTGATGGAGACAGAGTTTATATTAAATTTTTAAAACCTGGAGATGCCCCTGAGGCAGAATTTACAGTGAAGGCAAACAGGGTGCTTGCCAAGGAATGGTGTAATCTCCATGCCTATTGGGAAGGAGCCCAGGTTTGCGAACCCTCTGAGAAATAA
- the pheT gene encoding phenylalanine--tRNA ligase subunit beta produces the protein MRVPVSWLSEFIELKKSPEEIAEILTLSGHEVEEIYDPYAKLGSLITVKVLEILQPEGLKEVVLCKVTDGKRDFYVFTTAKDQVKPGLILGLATSGSLTFTHQKIEPRELKGYPSEGMFLSPFEAGISEEKDRLLTFPEDTPIGVSIYQVLKVSEPVLDIAITPNRGDLLSILGIARELNLICGWPLKPLKFEETLRKGSPFPGKISLLDKEGCFRYTGRYFAGIKVGESPFFLRKRLFLCGLRPINNIVDITNYVLLEIGQPLHAFDWKKIAGKEIIIRRAKVQEKLLMLDGVERLFTEEDLVIADAEKALVLAGIMGGEDSGVTEETEEIFLESAWFNPKSIRLSGQKHRLTTESSYRFERKVDPEGVLTGLLRASELILKMVNPSEISEIIDLYPKPFIPPCIEITPQKIFHVLGFEIEPDIMEKTLKKLGEFANPKGLYQVKPHSYRQDLTIPEDLIEEIARLYGYDKIPTTYPQVELKVKTPDIFFTLEKKIKTLLTGFGLTEVITYSFINPETLKKLNLSSEDPRARYLELSNPIASHLSIMRTSLLPGLIEVAKFNASREVEDLSLFELGKVFFPDEALAQERVKLGILLKGYKRLLPWEGHRRPLDPFDLKGILEELFSALKIPMELKPFSVEPFLKKGQSFDLYLKGNKIGFAGAVKQFILEELDLKGPFWVAEIELSDIIEIYSELREKFEIRKPPKFPSTFRDLSCIMDKNIPVQEVLDYIKSLEWPYLEKVELFDLYEGPTIPENKKSITLRFWYRASEKTLLDEEVNALQGDLNKRILEKFKASPR, from the coding sequence ATGAGAGTTCCTGTAAGCTGGCTATCTGAATTTATTGAATTAAAAAAATCACCTGAAGAAATCGCAGAGATTCTCACTCTTTCCGGGCATGAAGTTGAAGAGATTTATGACCCCTATGCTAAACTTGGAAGCCTCATTACAGTTAAGGTCCTTGAAATACTTCAACCTGAAGGCCTGAAAGAGGTTGTCTTATGTAAGGTCACGGATGGAAAAAGGGATTTTTATGTCTTTACCACAGCAAAGGATCAAGTCAAACCGGGCTTAATTCTTGGGCTGGCTACATCCGGGAGCCTTACTTTTACCCATCAAAAGATTGAGCCAAGAGAGTTAAAGGGCTATCCTTCAGAAGGCATGTTCCTTTCGCCTTTTGAAGCTGGAATTTCTGAGGAAAAGGATCGTCTCCTTACCTTCCCAGAGGATACTCCTATTGGGGTATCTATTTATCAAGTCTTAAAGGTTTCTGAACCAGTGCTTGATATTGCCATAACCCCCAATCGAGGAGACCTTCTTTCAATTCTGGGTATAGCAAGGGAGTTAAATCTTATCTGTGGCTGGCCTTTAAAACCTCTTAAATTTGAAGAGACTTTAAGAAAAGGTAGTCCCTTTCCAGGAAAAATATCTCTTTTAGATAAAGAGGGTTGTTTTAGATACACAGGAAGATATTTTGCTGGTATAAAGGTTGGTGAAAGTCCCTTTTTTCTCAGAAAGAGGCTTTTTCTCTGTGGTCTTAGACCTATCAATAATATCGTTGATATAACCAATTATGTGCTTCTGGAGATAGGTCAGCCTCTGCATGCCTTTGATTGGAAAAAGATTGCTGGAAAAGAAATAATTATCCGGAGGGCTAAAGTTCAAGAGAAACTTCTTATGCTGGATGGCGTTGAAAGGCTCTTTACAGAAGAGGATCTTGTTATAGCAGATGCAGAAAAGGCCTTGGTTCTTGCAGGCATCATGGGTGGTGAAGACTCAGGAGTTACAGAAGAAACAGAGGAGATCTTTCTTGAATCTGCCTGGTTCAATCCAAAAAGTATAAGACTTTCCGGCCAGAAACACCGTTTAACCACAGAAAGCAGTTATCGTTTTGAAAGAAAGGTTGACCCTGAGGGAGTTTTAACCGGGCTTTTAAGGGCCTCTGAATTGATTCTCAAGATGGTTAATCCCTCAGAAATATCGGAGATCATTGATCTCTATCCCAAGCCCTTTATTCCTCCTTGCATTGAGATCACACCTCAAAAAATCTTTCATGTCCTTGGCTTTGAAATTGAGCCAGACATTATGGAAAAGACCCTTAAAAAACTTGGAGAATTTGCAAATCCTAAAGGCCTTTATCAGGTTAAACCCCATTCTTACAGACAGGACCTTACTATTCCTGAAGATCTTATTGAGGAGATAGCGAGACTCTATGGCTACGACAAAATCCCTACCACTTACCCTCAGGTAGAACTCAAGGTTAAAACCCCTGATATCTTCTTTACCTTAGAAAAAAAGATCAAAACTCTTTTAACTGGTTTTGGATTAACCGAGGTTATTACTTATAGTTTTATAAATCCCGAGACCCTGAAAAAACTTAATCTCTCTTCTGAAGATCCAAGAGCAAGGTATCTTGAACTCTCAAACCCCATTGCCTCACATCTTTCAATTATGAGAACGAGTCTTCTTCCCGGGCTCATAGAGGTGGCCAAATTCAATGCCTCAAGGGAGGTTGAAGATCTCTCCCTTTTTGAGTTGGGTAAGGTCTTTTTCCCAGATGAAGCTCTTGCTCAGGAAAGAGTCAAACTGGGGATATTGTTAAAAGGATATAAAAGGCTTCTCCCCTGGGAAGGGCACAGGAGGCCTCTGGACCCTTTTGATTTAAAGGGGATTTTGGAAGAGCTCTTTTCTGCTCTTAAAATTCCGATGGAATTAAAGCCCTTTTCAGTTGAGCCCTTTTTGAAGAAAGGACAATCCTTTGATCTTTATTTAAAGGGAAATAAAATTGGCTTTGCTGGTGCTGTTAAACAATTTATTCTTGAAGAGCTTGACCTTAAAGGTCCCTTTTGGGTGGCTGAGATTGAACTTTCAGATATAATTGAAATCTATTCTGAATTAAGGGAAAAATTTGAAATAAGGAAACCACCTAAATTCCCCTCTACTTTCAGGGATTTAAGTTGTATAATGGATAAGAATATCCCTGTTCAAGAGGTCTTAGACTATATTAAATCCTTAGAGTGGCCCTATCTTGAAAAGGTTGAACTTTTTGATCTTTACGAGGGTCCGACCATTCCTGAGAATAAAAAAAGCATTACCCTGAGATTCTGGTATAGAGCATCTGAGAAAACCCTTCTTGATGAAGAGGTTAATGCCCTGCAAGGGGATTTAAATAAACGCATACTGGAGAAATTTAAGGCCAGTCCTCGCTAA
- the rplT gene encoding 50S ribosomal protein L20, producing MPRAKGGVKTRRRHKKILKLTKGYWGQRKNVFRRAKETLERALVYAYRDRRNKKREFRKLWQVRIGAAVRLHGLNYSQFMGGLKKAGVSLDRKVLAYLAVTEPETFGKLAEVAKKAWQ from the coding sequence ATGCCCAGAGCTAAAGGTGGTGTTAAAACCAGAAGAAGACATAAAAAGATTTTAAAACTCACCAAGGGATACTGGGGGCAGAGAAAAAATGTCTTCAGGAGGGCCAAAGAAACCTTAGAAAGAGCCCTTGTTTATGCTTACAGAGATAGACGCAATAAAAAAAGGGAATTTCGCAAACTCTGGCAGGTTCGTATTGGAGCTGCGGTAAGACTTCATGGTTTGAATTACAGCCAATTTATGGGTGGGCTTAAAAAAGCAGGAGTTTCCCTTGACAGAAAGGTACTTGCCTATCTTGCCGTTACCGAACCAGAGACCTTTGGAAAATTAGCTGAAGTGGCCAAAAAAGCCTGGCAATAA
- a CDS encoding nucleotidyl transferase AbiEii/AbiGii toxin family protein, which produces MKKLSRPQKEALEKVVNSSLTEGFYLAGGTALTIKYSHRTSEDFDFFTFPEYQINLITFDVKTHNLPLEWLIKKRDTLIFFYLIYSHQIKFSFFQYPYPLLEKPKFHTELKIYIACDIDIACMKAISIAQRGSKKDFFDLWFLIRHHRWELKDLLNFLKKKYSNYNPAIFLKALTYFEDGERESFPEIDPLWPEIKEYFLQRVSNYLKNLN; this is translated from the coding sequence ATGAAGAAATTGAGCAGGCCTCAAAAAGAAGCTTTAGAGAAAGTAGTAAACTCCTCTCTTACTGAGGGTTTTTACTTAGCAGGGGGAACTGCCCTTACTATTAAATATTCTCATAGAACCTCTGAAGATTTTGATTTCTTTACTTTCCCTGAGTATCAAATTAATCTTATAACCTTTGATGTTAAAACTCATAACTTACCCTTAGAATGGTTAATAAAAAAAAGGGATACCCTTATTTTCTTTTACTTAATTTACTCTCATCAAATAAAATTTTCCTTTTTCCAGTATCCATACCCCCTTCTTGAAAAACCGAAATTCCATACTGAACTTAAAATTTACATAGCATGTGACATTGATATTGCTTGTATGAAAGCAATTTCCATTGCCCAAAGGGGCTCGAAAAAAGATTTCTTTGATCTCTGGTTTTTAATTAGGCATCATCGCTGGGAACTCAAAGATCTTCTTAACTTCCTTAAGAAAAAATATTCTAACTATAACCCTGCCATCTTTCTCAAAGCTCTTACCTATTTTGAGGATGGAGAAAGAGAATCTTTCCCGGAAATTGACCCCCTCTGGCCAGAAATTAAAGAATACTTTTTACAAAGGGTTTCAAATTATTTAAAAAATTTAAATT
- the pheS gene encoding phenylalanine--tRNA ligase subunit alpha, translated as MNLEEIHKLRELALRELEEVSDLSGLEAFRIKFLGKKGELTQALKSLKDLPLEEKKRAGSLLNELKIYLEEALFQKRKALIIAEEDKEVGLDLTLPGRRPERGTLHPLTLIIEEICAIFTRLGFEIVTGPEVESDYYNFTALNIPEWHPARDMQATFYLKNGALLRTHTSPMQIRAMLERTPPLRIIAPGKVYRCDADVRHSPMFHQVEGLMIDEKVSFSDLKGILSFFARETFGEKTRVRFRPSYFPFTEPSVEMDISCVICDGKGCRVCSQTGWLEILGAGMVHPEVLKGVNYDTSKWQGFAFGLGVERIAMIKFEIDDIRLFFDNHLYFLESFK; from the coding sequence ATGAATCTTGAAGAGATTCACAAGCTTAGAGAACTTGCTCTAAGAGAATTAGAGGAAGTTTCTGATCTTTCAGGCCTTGAGGCCTTTAGAATAAAATTTCTTGGTAAAAAAGGCGAACTCACTCAGGCCCTTAAATCATTAAAAGATCTACCCTTGGAGGAGAAAAAAAGAGCGGGTTCTCTTCTTAATGAGCTGAAGATCTATCTTGAAGAGGCCCTGTTTCAAAAAAGGAAGGCCCTGATTATAGCTGAGGAGGATAAAGAGGTAGGGCTTGACCTGACTTTACCGGGAAGAAGGCCAGAAAGAGGAACCCTTCATCCCTTAACTCTGATTATTGAAGAAATCTGTGCAATCTTTACCCGTCTTGGTTTTGAAATCGTTACAGGTCCTGAGGTAGAGTCAGACTATTATAATTTTACAGCCTTAAATATTCCAGAGTGGCATCCTGCAAGGGACATGCAGGCAACTTTCTATCTTAAAAATGGAGCTCTCTTAAGAACCCATACCTCACCCATGCAAATAAGAGCCATGCTTGAAAGGACCCCTCCGTTGAGAATTATTGCCCCAGGGAAGGTTTATCGCTGTGATGCCGATGTAAGGCATTCTCCCATGTTTCATCAGGTTGAAGGTCTTATGATTGACGAAAAAGTTAGCTTTTCTGATTTAAAGGGAATTCTTTCCTTTTTTGCAAGGGAGACCTTTGGAGAGAAGACCCGGGTGAGATTCAGACCCAGTTATTTCCCCTTCACAGAGCCAAGTGTGGAGATGGATATAAGCTGTGTAATCTGTGATGGCAAGGGATGCAGGGTTTGCAGTCAGACTGGCTGGCTTGAGATCCTTGGAGCAGGCATGGTTCATCCTGAGGTTTTAAAAGGGGTAAATTATGATACCTCAAAATGGCAGGGCTTTGCCTTTGGCCTTGGAGTTGAAAGAATAGCTATGATTAAATTTGAAATAGATGATATAAGACTCTTCTTTGATAACCATCTTTATTTTCTTGAATCTTTTAAATAG
- a CDS encoding MerR family transcriptional regulator gives MKRVNKKYDPLYLPLKEVCKILNVKPHIIDYWEKRFPEIKPYKIGKRNFYKKEQLELLLQLKKLLDEGYSLEGARKKIFQPKREIKKEEAYTPSLFPNLEIPEGNLSKHHQDAPKKEEQYFKTLLKDLLKELKDIYSSL, from the coding sequence ATGAAAAGGGTAAATAAAAAATATGATCCCCTATATTTGCCTCTCAAAGAAGTTTGTAAAATCCTCAATGTAAAGCCTCATATCATTGATTATTGGGAGAAGCGTTTCCCAGAAATTAAACCCTATAAAATTGGTAAAAGAAATTTTTATAAAAAAGAACAACTGGAACTTCTGCTTCAACTGAAAAAATTGTTAGATGAGGGCTATTCCTTAGAAGGTGCTCGCAAAAAAATTTTTCAACCCAAAAGGGAGATTAAAAAAGAAGAGGCCTATACCCCCTCACTTTTCCCTAATTTAGAAATTCCTGAAGGTAATTTATCTAAGCACCATCAGGATGCTCCTAAGAAAGAAGAGCAGTATTTTAAAACTCTCCTTAAAGATCTGTTAAAGGAACTAAAAGACATTTATTCCTCCCTTTAA
- a CDS encoding HU family DNA-binding protein encodes MGKLTRKEILRELHERTGLSQRMLSQIVETLLEEMKKAFDLSEEIKISGFGTFIPVYTRPRQGRNLKTGERVAIPSFKKVLFHLSPTLRAELHNEKGK; translated from the coding sequence ATGGGAAAACTTACGCGCAAAGAAATTCTCCGAGAATTACATGAAAGAACAGGCCTATCCCAGAGAATGCTTTCCCAGATTGTGGAGACCTTGCTTGAGGAGATGAAAAAAGCATTCGACCTCTCGGAAGAGATTAAGATCTCGGGCTTTGGAACTTTTATTCCTGTCTATACCAGACCTCGGCAGGGTAGAAATTTAAAAACCGGTGAAAGAGTTGCTATACCTTCTTTTAAAAAGGTGCTCTTTCACCTCTCTCCAACCTTAAGAGCTGAGCTCCATAATGAAAAGGGTAAATAA